TGGCGCGACACGCGCAAAAGCCGCCGCCTGGGCTTGGAGGGAACGTATGCCCGTTTGCCCAAAGGCGGGCAGGCCTTTGACGCGCAGGATTATTTTATCAACCATTACACACGCTAAATGTACATCGGCATCGACATTGGCGGGACAAAGATCGCGGGAGCGCTGGTGGCTCCCGGCGGGGAGATCATTAACCGCATTAAGATCGCCACTCCTGCCCGGGTGAAGGCCAAAGATATTTATCTGTGCGTGGTGGACAGTATTGACGAATTGATGCGCGCTTCAAAGGTCAAACGCGGCCGGCTCGAAGGCATCGGCCTGGGCATACCGGGCATCGTGGACACGCGCAATGACCATATTCTGGCCGCGCCGAATATCCGTTTGACCGGCTTTCCTTTAAGTGCCAAGTTAAAACGCAAATTCCGCGTGCCCGTGGCCATGACCAATGACGTCAATGCCGGTTTATTGGGTGAGGCCTGGCTGGGAGCGGCCAAGGGTTTGGATCATGTGGTCGGGATCTTTCCGGGAACGGGCGTGGGAGGGGCGGTGATCGCCCACGGGCGGCTTTTGCTGGGCGCGCAGGGCGCTGCCACCGAACTCGGCCACATGATCATGGAGATCAATGGACCTTTATGCCATTGCGGCAACCGCGGCTGTCTGGAGGCCCTGACCAGCCGGTGGG
The sequence above is drawn from the Candidatus Omnitrophota bacterium genome and encodes:
- a CDS encoding ROK family protein; amino-acid sequence: MYIGIDIGGTKIAGALVAPGGEIINRIKIATPARVKAKDIYLCVVDSIDELMRASKVKRGRLEGIGLGIPGIVDTRNDHILAAPNIRLTGFPLSAKLKRKFRVPVAMTNDVNAGLLGEAWLGAAKGLDHVVGIFPGTGVGGAVIAHGRLLLGAQGAATELGHMIMEINGPLCHCGNRGCLEALTSRWAIERDIRRLVKKGRRSIVTRLNKGRLTTIKSRILKEALYQKDPVVRQVMTQASLALGKAGISINHIFNPRAILLGGGVIKACGWFMLPIIAKTLKSDPFFKSFNTCRILQSTLGDDAVPLGAVRLLQKGF